In one window of Amblyraja radiata isolate CabotCenter1 chromosome 29, sAmbRad1.1.pri, whole genome shotgun sequence DNA:
- the s1pr4 gene encoding sphingosine 1-phosphate receptor 4 has translation MNISECLASFARQESSIILLHYNHTGKLENRRPPGEGMGLIRIIFIVVSCVVVVENLLVFIAILHNSRFRSWVYYCIANITLCDLLTGSAYIINLCLSGEQTFHISPTIWFLREGVLFFALAASTFSLLITAMERYATMVNPFPYASANKTYRVYCLIGLCWLLASLIGLLPLLGWNCICNLEECSTLLPLYSKSYILFCVVMFSIIIIGIVALYSGIYHLVKTSAKSASSSKSRLKSVRLLKTVFMIVAAFVVCWSPLFVLLLLDVYCNSSVCVRLHAMEWTITLAVVNSAINPVIYSLGSEDVRKAILRILCFCFIKAGTPLPFLSRSESVLSGSTDSSYRMRESFRNSKLLSPKKTLPKSEGI, from the coding sequence ATGAATATCAGCGAGTGCCTGGCGTCCTTTGCGAGGCAGGAGTCGAGCATCATTCTGCTCCATTACAACCACACGGGGAAACTGGAGAACAGGCGACCGCCCGGCGAGGGCATGGGACTCATCAGGATCATCTTCATCGTGGTCAGTtgcgtggtggtggtggagaacCTGCTGGTCTTCATCGCCATCCTGCACAACAGTCGCTTCAGGAGCTGGGTGTACTACTGCATCGCCAACATCACCCTGTGCGACCTGTTGACCGGCAGTGCCTACATCATCAACCTGTGCCTGTCGGGGGAGCAGACCTTCCATATCTCGCCCACCATCTGGTTCCTCAGAGAGGGGGTCCTGTTCTTTGCCCTGgccgcctccaccttcagcctgcTCATCACGGCCATGGAGAGATACGCTACCATGGTCAACCCCTTCCCCTACGCGTCGGCCAACAAAACCTACCGGGTGTACTGCCTGATTGGGCTGTGCTGGCTGCTGGCTTCCCTGATAGGGCTTCTCCCACTCCTTGGCTGGAACTGCATCTGTAACTTGGAAGAGTGCTCCACTCTGCTCCCCCTCTACTCCAAGAGCTACATCCTCTTCTGCGTGGTGATGTTCAGCATCATCATCATTGGGATCGTGGCGCTATACAGCGGCATCTACCACTTGGTCAAGACCAGCGCCAAGTCGGCGTCGAGCAGCAAGAGTCGCCTGAAGTCGGTCCGGCTGCTCAAGACTGTCTTCATGATCGTGGCCGCCTTCGTGGTCTGCTGGAGCCCCCTGTTCGTGCTGCTCCTCCTGGATGTCTACTGCAACTCGTCGGTCTGCGTCAGGCTGCACGCCATGGAGTGGACCATCACCCTGGCCGTGGTCAACTCGGCCATCAACCCCGTCATCTACTCCTTGGGCAGCGAGGACGTGCGCAAGGCCATCCTCAGGATCCTGTGCTTCTGCTTCATCAAAGCCGGCACCCCCTTGCCCTTCCTGAGCCGCAGCGAGTCCGTCCTCAGCGGCTCCACCGACAGCTCCTACAGGATGAGGGAGAGCTTCCGAAACTCAAAGCTGCTGAGTCCCAAGAAGACCTTGCCCAAGTCAGAAGGGATCTGA